In Candidatus Binataceae bacterium, the following proteins share a genomic window:
- the lptC gene encoding LPS export ABC transporter periplasmic protein LptC, producing the protein MALIVLLAVTVWVVRHRTPVQMLQTAAGMVPGSLLHAHNFHWTQMKAGERQWVLSASDASYSSDRTSLILTDPKLSMTSDDGKKVSVAAPRAVLVLDGNHVKRATLSGGAVIDYGNFVMTTDSADFMPDQNEVEAPGLVTVEGEGMKVTGVGMTGNPKTRVFELHQQVTTEITPKQSSAKPKKS; encoded by the coding sequence GTGGCATTGATTGTGCTTCTGGCCGTCACGGTCTGGGTCGTTCGTCATCGCACCCCTGTACAGATGCTCCAGACTGCCGCCGGGATGGTGCCGGGGTCACTCCTTCACGCGCACAATTTCCATTGGACACAGATGAAAGCGGGCGAACGGCAGTGGGTGCTGTCGGCGAGCGACGCCAGTTATTCATCGGATAGAACGTCGCTGATTCTGACCGATCCCAAGCTTTCGATGACTTCCGACGATGGCAAGAAAGTTTCAGTCGCCGCGCCCCGTGCCGTGCTCGTGCTCGACGGCAATCACGTCAAGCGCGCGACGCTCAGCGGCGGCGCCGTGATCGACTACGGCAACTTCGTGATGACGACCGACAGTGCCGACTTCATGCCCGATCAAAATGAGGTTGAAGCTCCCGGTCTGGTCACCGTCGAAGGTGAAGGAATGAAAGTCACCGGAGTCGGAATGACGGGAAATCCGAAGACCCGCGTTTTCGAACTTCATCAGCAGGTAACCACCGAGATCACGCCGAAGCAGTCCAGTGCAAAACCGAAAAAGAGTTAA
- the kdsB gene encoding 3-deoxy-manno-octulosonate cytidylyltransferase produces the protein MPPVTNECAPRIVHPHIRRIALADPSVIAVIPARYGSSRLPAKALAEIAGVPMVVRVWRQASRSRSLSRVVVATDDERIAAPVRAAGGEAIMTSPDHPSGTDRIAEVARKVPADIYINVQGDLPFIEPADLDALAAPMRADQTLAMATIATPIVDEHEWQNPNVVKVVCSSTGDALYFSRSPIPFAREGGIPEVALRHIGVYAYRRDFLLRFSTLSQGVLEQIEKLEQLRALEHGFRIRVVASVAPSLEVDTAEDLKRARDAAEESTR, from the coding sequence ATGCCGCCAGTTACCAATGAATGTGCACCTCGGATCGTTCATCCTCACATCAGGAGAATCGCTCTGGCCGACCCTTCGGTGATCGCCGTCATCCCGGCGCGCTATGGCTCGTCGCGCCTGCCAGCCAAAGCACTGGCAGAGATCGCGGGGGTGCCGATGGTGGTGCGGGTATGGCGGCAGGCGTCGCGCTCGCGTTCGCTGTCGCGCGTCGTCGTTGCCACCGATGATGAGCGAATCGCAGCTCCCGTCCGTGCCGCGGGTGGCGAGGCGATCATGACCTCGCCCGACCATCCGAGCGGCACCGATCGTATTGCCGAGGTCGCGCGTAAAGTTCCCGCCGACATCTACATAAACGTCCAGGGCGATCTGCCGTTCATCGAGCCTGCCGATCTCGACGCGCTCGCGGCGCCGATGCGCGCCGACCAAACGCTGGCGATGGCGACGATCGCGACGCCGATTGTCGACGAGCACGAGTGGCAGAATCCAAATGTCGTCAAGGTCGTGTGCTCGTCGACGGGAGACGCGCTATACTTTTCGCGTAGCCCGATCCCGTTCGCGCGCGAGGGCGGAATCCCCGAGGTGGCGCTGCGCCATATCGGCGTTTACGCATACCGGCGCGACTTCCTCCTGCGGTTTTCGACGCTCAGCCAGGGCGTGCTGGAACAAATTGAAAAGCTCGAGCAGCTTCGCGCGCTCGAGCATGGCTTTAGAATAAGGGTGGTGGCGTCGGTCGCACCTTCGCTCGAGGTGGACACGGCGGAGGATCTGAAGCGGGCGCGTGACGCAGCGGAGGAATCAACTCGGTGA
- a CDS encoding LptA/OstA family protein, with product MQNRKRVNGRGPSDAPRIGQGARIAALAAIFSALCVTPAVFARSSSSPEAPSIASSNAPIQLAADDDDLTGDSIRVTGGVPGGPQSKPTDAGVGPSDNSPPPSAPAPEAEAPAPASAPPAQAEVAPPPAAMPPVTASAPASFPGAPPPDASLAPRAEMPEPAPSVAAAPPPPAIAPAPSVAAEPEPAPSIASAPPVEPASSASVSNEPPPVAPMAAAPAPAPSLASAPEAAPSVAEVYAPAAVSPPMPSAPLEPAAAPQTEMAAPAIAPAPEPAPAIEASSGKSDQVASKEDNDQGPFGGIGMSSNKGPTKIDSESLSFDYPKKTAVFTGHVRVSQPNGMMTSDKLRVLYNDNMKEIKSAYADGNVRISQGNRWATGNHAVLDQSAQTVTLTGSPVVHDGDQDQITGSRIIVHMKTQEFIVENARAVLFPKSKDTDGSGSSESNSSH from the coding sequence GTGCAAAACCGAAAAAGAGTTAACGGCCGCGGACCCAGTGACGCGCCGCGAATTGGACAGGGCGCGCGGATCGCGGCGCTGGCCGCGATTTTCTCCGCGCTATGCGTGACGCCGGCGGTATTTGCGCGAAGCTCGTCGTCGCCGGAAGCGCCTTCGATCGCATCTTCGAATGCGCCGATTCAGCTGGCGGCTGATGATGACGATCTCACGGGCGATTCGATCCGTGTGACTGGCGGAGTGCCGGGCGGACCGCAATCGAAACCGACCGATGCTGGCGTTGGACCGTCGGACAACTCTCCGCCACCATCTGCCCCAGCGCCGGAGGCTGAAGCTCCCGCACCTGCTTCCGCGCCTCCCGCGCAGGCCGAAGTTGCGCCGCCTCCCGCCGCGATGCCTCCAGTTACGGCCAGCGCACCCGCTTCGTTTCCCGGCGCGCCGCCGCCCGACGCGAGTCTCGCGCCGCGCGCCGAGATGCCTGAGCCGGCTCCCTCTGTGGCGGCTGCGCCTCCGCCGCCTGCTATAGCGCCCGCGCCTTCTGTCGCAGCGGAACCGGAGCCTGCCCCTTCGATCGCATCTGCGCCACCCGTTGAGCCTGCGTCATCGGCTTCAGTATCGAACGAGCCGCCGCCCGTGGCTCCGATGGCGGCGGCGCCTGCGCCCGCGCCGTCGCTCGCAAGTGCGCCCGAAGCGGCGCCGTCAGTCGCGGAGGTTTATGCTCCCGCTGCCGTTTCGCCGCCGATGCCTTCTGCTCCGCTTGAACCTGCTGCAGCGCCGCAAACGGAGATGGCCGCGCCGGCGATAGCGCCTGCGCCGGAACCGGCTCCAGCGATCGAAGCCAGCAGCGGCAAGAGCGACCAGGTCGCGAGCAAGGAAGACAACGACCAGGGCCCCTTCGGCGGTATCGGCATGTCCTCAAACAAGGGGCCGACCAAAATCGACTCCGAGTCACTTTCTTTCGACTATCCGAAAAAGACCGCGGTCTTTACCGGTCACGTACGCGTGTCGCAGCCCAACGGCATGATGACCTCGGACAAGCTGCGCGTGCTGTACAATGACAATATGAAAGAAATCAAAAGCGCGTACGCCGACGGCAACGTGCGCATCAGCCAGGGCAATCGATGGGCCACTGGCAATCACGCCGTCCTCGACCAGTCTGCGCAAACTGTTACGCTGACGGGCAGTCCCGTGGTTCATGACGGCGATCAGGATCAGATCACTGGCAGCCGCATCATCGTGCACATGAAGACGCAGGAGTTCATCGTCGAGAATGCGCGTGCGGTATTATTTCCCAAGAGCAAGGATACAGACGGGAGCGGGTCGAGCGAGTCGAACTCCTCCCACTGA
- a CDS encoding tetratricopeptide repeat protein has translation MAVAASTQSVGHDEQVCDPLADYFLGMEDYNEAIRRHQSVIRREPGNALAHYHLGFAYGEMGQHGKELSEYQAAINLGLDDWQLFLNLGLLYLENGQVRQASDVLRLATLLGPERAETHFNLALAYERLGLLAQAEQEDLLSLQIDPEQPDARNTLGAIYAEEGKYMRANEEWTELVSSNPDYSPARTNLAILQQYQRSDSHGGAESSGFTHAP, from the coding sequence ATGGCTGTCGCCGCCAGCACCCAGAGCGTTGGTCACGATGAACAGGTTTGCGATCCGCTCGCCGATTATTTCCTCGGCATGGAAGACTACAACGAGGCGATCCGTCGCCATCAGTCGGTGATCCGCCGCGAACCCGGCAATGCTCTCGCGCACTACCATCTCGGCTTCGCCTATGGCGAGATGGGACAGCATGGCAAGGAACTCAGCGAATACCAGGCTGCGATCAACCTGGGCCTCGACGATTGGCAGCTGTTCCTCAACCTCGGCCTCCTCTACCTCGAAAACGGCCAGGTCCGTCAGGCGAGCGATGTCTTGCGCCTGGCGACTCTCCTTGGACCCGAGCGCGCCGAGACCCATTTCAATCTCGCTCTCGCCTATGAGCGGCTCGGCCTTCTCGCTCAAGCCGAGCAGGAGGATCTGCTCTCGCTGCAGATCGATCCTGAACAACCAGATGCCCGCAATACTCTCGGCGCTATCTATGCCGAAGAGGGCAAATATATGAGAGCCAACGAGGAGTGGACCGAACTGGTCAGCTCCAATCCCGACTACTCTCCCGCGCGCACCAATCTCGCGATCCTGCAGCAGTACCAGCGCAGCGATTCGCACGGCGGCGCGGAATCGTCGGGTTTTACTCACGCTCCCTGA
- a CDS encoding putative glycolipid-binding domain-containing protein: MPIIASATIARWKDWSGKGLEHSVLTQSANRIVAESVVIGTAEAKPFALRYRIVADRWWRVRELDADLIGGRSLKLRSDGRGHWSGQSGRALPKLAGAIDIDISATPFTNTLPIRRLKMNTGDAQEILAVYIQVPALTVITDRQRYTRLDATHYRYDSVDSDFTRKIEIDSAGLVVKYPDLFRRVS; encoded by the coding sequence ATGCCGATCATAGCAAGCGCGACGATCGCCCGCTGGAAAGACTGGAGCGGCAAGGGTCTCGAGCATTCGGTGCTCACCCAATCTGCCAATCGAATCGTGGCGGAGTCGGTCGTTATCGGCACCGCCGAAGCAAAACCGTTCGCGCTGCGCTATCGCATCGTCGCGGATCGCTGGTGGAGAGTCCGCGAGCTCGACGCCGACCTCATCGGCGGCCGCTCGCTCAAACTCAGGAGCGATGGGCGCGGGCACTGGTCAGGCCAATCAGGCCGAGCGTTGCCAAAGCTCGCCGGCGCGATCGACATCGATATTTCCGCGACTCCATTTACGAACACGCTGCCGATTCGCAGGCTCAAGATGAACACCGGCGACGCGCAGGAAATCCTCGCGGTCTACATTCAAGTGCCAGCGCTCACAGTCATAACCGATCGTCAGCGCTACACGCGCCTCGACGCGACTCACTACCGATACGACTCAGTCGACAGCGACTTCACCCGCAAAATCGAGATCGACAGTGCCGGCCTCGTCGTCAAATATCCCGACCTCTTCCGCCGAGTCAGCTAA
- a CDS encoding CTP synthase yields the protein MERAKTKFIFVTGGVVSSLGKGLAAASLGALLEARGLKVTMLKMDPYINVDPGTMSPTQHGEVFVTDDGAETDLDLGHYERFVQTTMGRRNNCTTGQIYDTVIQRERRGDYLGATVQVIPHITDEIKRRILDAAEGSDLCIVEIGGTVGDIESLPFLEAAREFRWDLGRENVIYVHLTLVPFIASAGELKTKPTQHSVKELTGLGIQPDILLCRCDRPLEKKLKAKVAHFCNVEENSVVSACDVPDIYEVPQRYHEEGFDQRVCEKLNIWTGAPNLSKWRRIVKTAQNPKLNVNIAVVGKYVNLVDSYKSLHEAISHGGVANEAKVTIDYVDSEELEKQDVNERLKDAHAIIVPGGFGERGTEGKIRAVRYARENSVPILGICFGLHMMVIEAARNLLGLKRAHSREIDPSSPDLVIDIMESQKEVAKLGGTMRLGAYPCTIKPGTLTNSVYRRAKISERHRHRYEVNNAYRTRLEKVGLIATGVSPDDSLVEIMELKGHPWFIGCQFHPELKSRPLDCHPLFRGLIRAAVQRRTQVAPRHTKVRELRLAQ from the coding sequence ATGGAGCGCGCAAAGACCAAGTTCATATTCGTGACCGGCGGCGTGGTGTCTTCGCTCGGCAAGGGCCTCGCAGCAGCGTCGCTAGGCGCACTGCTTGAAGCGCGCGGCCTCAAGGTCACGATGCTCAAGATGGATCCATACATCAACGTCGATCCCGGCACGATGAGCCCGACGCAGCACGGCGAAGTCTTCGTCACCGACGACGGCGCCGAAACCGACCTCGATCTCGGCCACTACGAGCGCTTCGTGCAGACCACGATGGGCCGCCGCAACAACTGCACGACCGGCCAGATCTACGACACCGTCATTCAGCGCGAGCGGCGCGGCGACTATCTCGGCGCGACCGTGCAAGTGATTCCGCATATCACCGACGAGATCAAGCGGCGCATCCTCGACGCGGCCGAAGGCAGCGACCTTTGTATCGTCGAGATCGGCGGCACGGTCGGCGATATCGAGAGCCTGCCCTTCCTCGAAGCGGCGCGCGAATTCCGATGGGACCTCGGCCGCGAAAACGTCATCTACGTTCACCTGACCCTCGTCCCGTTTATCGCGTCGGCAGGCGAGCTCAAGACCAAGCCGACGCAGCATAGCGTCAAGGAACTGACCGGCCTCGGGATCCAGCCCGATATCCTGCTCTGCCGATGCGATCGGCCGCTTGAAAAAAAGCTCAAGGCCAAGGTCGCGCACTTCTGCAACGTGGAAGAAAACAGCGTCGTCTCGGCTTGCGACGTTCCCGACATTTACGAAGTGCCGCAGCGCTATCACGAAGAAGGCTTCGATCAGCGCGTATGCGAAAAGCTCAATATCTGGACGGGCGCGCCGAATCTCAGCAAATGGCGGCGGATCGTCAAGACCGCGCAGAATCCTAAACTGAATGTTAACATCGCGGTCGTCGGCAAGTACGTCAACCTGGTCGATTCATACAAGAGCCTGCACGAGGCAATCTCGCACGGCGGGGTTGCCAACGAGGCCAAGGTCACCATCGACTACGTCGATTCCGAAGAGCTCGAGAAACAGGATGTCAACGAGCGCCTGAAGGACGCCCACGCGATCATCGTCCCCGGCGGCTTCGGCGAGCGCGGCACCGAGGGCAAGATTCGCGCGGTCCGCTACGCGCGCGAGAACAGCGTGCCGATCCTCGGCATCTGCTTCGGCCTGCATATGATGGTGATCGAGGCGGCGCGCAATCTGCTCGGCCTCAAGCGCGCTCATTCGCGCGAGATCGATCCCAGCTCGCCCGACCTCGTCATCGATATCATGGAGTCGCAGAAGGAAGTCGCGAAGCTCGGCGGCACGATGCGCCTTGGGGCGTATCCGTGCACGATCAAGCCGGGCACGCTGACCAACTCCGTCTATCGGCGTGCGAAGATTTCCGAGCGTCACCGGCATCGCTACGAAGTGAACAACGCATACCGCACGCGCCTCGAAAAGGTCGGACTCATCGCGACCGGCGTCTCGCCCGACGACTCGCTGGTGGAGATCATGGAGCTGAAGGGACATCCGTGGTTCATCGGATGCCAGTTTCACCCGGAGCTGAAGTCGCGGCCTCTCGATTGTCATCCTCTGTTTCGCGGCTTGATTCGCGCCGCGGTCCAGCGCCGCACGCAGGTCGCGCCGCGGCATACGAAGGTGCGGGAGCTGCGACTCGCGCAGTGA
- the kdsA gene encoding 3-deoxy-8-phosphooctulonate synthase, whose product MSVAEIKAGDAVFGGTALAFIAGPCVIESEESCLRHAARLAEIARKAGVALVFKSSFDKANRTSLKSYRGPGLDAGLEILARVRRETGLAVLTDIHEPAQCAPAAEVVDILQVPAFLSRQTDLVIAAAQTGRIVNIKKGQFLAPGDMRPAIAKIESTGNHKIMLTERGASFGYNNLVSDMRSLVIMRRLGYPVIFDATHSVQLPGAGEGGVSSGGQREFAPPLARAAVATGVDGIFMEVHEDPDRALSDGPNNIPLAQVPALIDGLKRIHEVANTIGARN is encoded by the coding sequence GTGAGCGTCGCCGAGATAAAAGCGGGCGACGCCGTTTTCGGCGGCACCGCGCTCGCATTCATTGCCGGACCATGCGTGATCGAAAGCGAAGAGTCGTGCCTTCGCCACGCCGCGCGCCTGGCCGAGATCGCGCGCAAAGCCGGCGTTGCGCTTGTCTTCAAGTCATCTTTTGATAAGGCGAACCGCACGAGCCTGAAGTCGTATCGCGGTCCCGGCCTCGACGCGGGGCTCGAGATCCTCGCACGAGTGAGGCGCGAGACGGGTCTCGCCGTGCTGACCGATATCCACGAGCCGGCACAATGCGCACCCGCGGCGGAGGTCGTCGATATCCTCCAGGTGCCCGCTTTCCTCTCGCGCCAGACTGATCTCGTGATCGCGGCCGCGCAGACTGGCCGCATCGTCAACATCAAGAAGGGGCAATTCCTCGCGCCGGGGGATATGCGCCCCGCGATCGCGAAAATCGAAAGCACCGGGAATCACAAGATCATGCTCACCGAGCGCGGCGCGTCGTTCGGTTACAACAACCTGGTGTCGGACATGCGCTCGCTCGTGATCATGCGGCGGCTCGGCTACCCGGTGATCTTCGATGCGACGCATTCGGTGCAGCTCCCGGGCGCAGGTGAGGGCGGCGTAAGTTCCGGCGGCCAGCGCGAGTTCGCACCGCCGCTCGCGCGCGCCGCAGTCGCGACCGGTGTGGACGGAATCTTCATGGAAGTCCACGAGGATCCCGATCGCGCCCTGAGCGACGGCCCCAACAATATTCCGCTCGCCCAGGTGCCCGCCCTTATCGACGGTCTGAAGCGAATCCACGAGGTCGCCAACACAATTGGCGCGCGAAATTGA
- a CDS encoding D-alanyl-D-alanine carboxypeptidase family protein, translating into MARKVDVEVWKTARTARWVTAIFVAAGFGLGSPAMATATSHRHHAMHHSNGTAAGASHTAIPLYKGALLEDADSGRVLYAYNADMQWPPASMAKMMLLLVASEQVNAGRVHMSDPVRISERSAHTGGSRLGLKEGDVYPLGELMKAALVKSANDAAVAVAEKIGGSVEVTVRMMNARARSLGMTHTEYQTVDGLPPRPTHDVDRTDAYDLATVARAIIRETNLLQWSSQEHVEFDNGVCILNNTNHLIGHFEGCDGLKTGFTFMAGFNVTTTAKRGDMRLVAVILGAPSNQQRFAQAGKLMQWGFDRYTAVALLRSGEPLPVVVRAQTGETITPIAARDVKVVLPKTDVSDVKVVYDVPPTISGPVRSGEPLGRVVVHDGTGVLTEVTAISPIDMGAPSEQLGASEAYGATAPPQQYNHSQVNQ; encoded by the coding sequence ATGGCCAGGAAGGTGGATGTGGAAGTGTGGAAAACTGCCAGGACTGCGCGCTGGGTAACCGCGATCTTCGTCGCCGCCGGATTCGGGCTCGGCTCACCGGCGATGGCGACTGCAACCTCGCATCGGCATCACGCGATGCATCATTCGAACGGGACAGCGGCGGGCGCCTCGCATACCGCGATCCCGCTGTATAAGGGCGCGCTGCTTGAAGATGCTGACAGCGGCCGCGTGCTCTATGCCTACAACGCCGACATGCAGTGGCCGCCGGCCTCGATGGCCAAGATGATGCTCCTGCTGGTCGCGTCGGAGCAGGTCAACGCCGGCCGCGTTCATATGAGCGATCCGGTCAGGATATCCGAGCGCTCGGCGCACACCGGTGGCTCGCGCCTCGGCCTCAAGGAAGGCGACGTCTATCCGCTCGGTGAGCTGATGAAGGCGGCGCTGGTCAAATCGGCGAACGATGCCGCGGTCGCAGTCGCGGAGAAAATCGGCGGCTCCGTCGAAGTGACGGTCCGCATGATGAATGCGCGGGCGCGCTCGCTCGGCATGACGCATACAGAGTATCAGACCGTCGATGGCCTCCCGCCGCGCCCGACGCACGACGTCGATCGCACCGACGCTTATGACCTCGCGACGGTCGCGCGCGCGATCATTCGCGAAACCAACCTGCTCCAATGGTCAAGCCAGGAGCACGTCGAGTTCGACAACGGCGTATGCATCCTCAACAACACCAATCATCTGATTGGGCACTTTGAAGGATGCGACGGGTTGAAGACGGGCTTCACTTTTATGGCCGGCTTCAACGTCACCACGACGGCCAAGCGCGGCGATATGCGCCTGGTCGCCGTTATTCTGGGTGCGCCGTCGAATCAGCAGCGCTTTGCGCAAGCCGGCAAGCTCATGCAATGGGGCTTCGATCGCTATACGGCGGTTGCTCTGCTGCGCTCGGGCGAGCCGCTGCCGGTAGTAGTGCGGGCGCAAACGGGCGAAACCATCACACCGATCGCGGCGCGCGACGTGAAAGTCGTGCTGCCCAAGACGGATGTATCGGACGTCAAGGTCGTGTACGATGTGCCGCCGACGATCAGCGGACCGGTCCGATCGGGAGAACCGCTCGGCCGGGTTGTCGTGCATGATGGCACCGGCGTGCTAACCGAGGTCACCGCGATAAGCCCGATAGACATGGGCGCGCCGTCTGAGCAACTCGGCGCAAGCGAAGCCTACGGAGCGACGGCGCCGCCGCAACAATACAATCATTCACAGGTGAACCAATGA